In the Gracilimonas sp. genome, TCTTTCTACCTCCTTTGGCTGAATTTTAATAATCATCCCAGAAGAAAGCATCCCTGAAACAAATTTTGAAATACCTTCACTGGTTGAAACAACTCCCCCATTGGGTGGGTAAATCGTAGCGTCTTCTGTGTACAGATTTACAGCTAATCCTTCTGTATCTCCCGCCTGCATAAATTTTCCAAACTCTTGATACCTCTCTTCAATAGTTGACATCAAGTCATTTTCCATTTGTTCAGATTGTGCATAGAGCATGGTTGTTGTGCCTAATAGCAGTAAAAGTGTTGCACTGAATAGATTTCTTATTTTTATAAACATATTCATAGGTTTCTCTTTTGAATTTGAATTACCCCGAGAGTAAGAAATAGTCTCTGTGTAAGTAATAGATACCCCGTCATGATCTATCTCTGTACCTCGAAAACTAATGTCACT is a window encoding:
- a CDS encoding DUF4440 domain-containing protein encodes the protein MNMFIKIRNLFSATLLLLLGTTTMLYAQSEQMENDLMSTIEERYQEFGKFMQAGDTEGLAVNLYTEDATIYPPNGGVVSTSEGISKFVSGMLSSGMIIKIQPKEVERLGDAIYDYGVANVSNKEGKNLGIQRYMVIWKKEDGEWKIYRDIIKPIEEG